From a region of the Sander lucioperca isolate FBNREF2018 chromosome 8, SLUC_FBN_1.2, whole genome shotgun sequence genome:
- the LOC116053551 gene encoding mitochondrial chaperone BCS1-like — protein sequence MPLSDFLDGLKDNPYFGAGFGLVGVGTALAVARKGAQVGMIFFRRNYMITLEVPSRDKSYHWLLSWITKHAKHTQHLSVETSYLAHETQFDFHPSPGNHIMWALYVEDQ from the exons ATGCCCCTGTCAGACTTTCTGGATGGCCTGAAGGACAACCCATACTTTGGGGCTGGCTTTGGACTGGTTGGGGTTGGGACGGCGTTGGCCGTGGCCAGGAAAGGTGCCCAGGTGGGAATGATCTTCTTCCGCAGGAACTACATGATCACTCTGGAAGTCCCCAGCAGGGATAAGAGCTACCACTGGCTGCTGAGCTGGATCACCAAACACGCCAAGCACACTCAGCACCTGAGCGTGGAGACCTCCTACCTGGCACATGAGACACAGTTTGACTTCCACCCAAGCCCTGGGAACCACATCATGTG GGCTTTGTATGTGGAGGACCAGTAA